A stretch of the Nicotiana tabacum cultivar K326 chromosome 6, ASM71507v2, whole genome shotgun sequence genome encodes the following:
- the LOC142181817 gene encoding uncharacterized protein LOC142181817, which yields MAKAYTVEKFDFHMAEVEKIDKRVKDYLMNVGYERWSNTYSTVNRTLTMTSNIVKSINAALKAAMELPVLPLLEYIRQLIGRWNITNQKNAIESFTDLGKKYDTMLSDNLEYSHRMKVTPLTSYLYSVLDKGKQKMVFLKYQTCSCRRFQLDELPCAHAWAVLKYKYIDHIEYFSVYYTRKYLLKTYEIPIYPVPDESRWKIPAKVLDVKVLPPDVTKSMGSPRKWRCKPISNEKGRFYVTVWRRRSQ from the exons ATGGCCAAAGCATACACAGTTGAGAAGTTTGATTTCCACATGGCAGAGGTAGAGAAAATTGATAAGAGGGTCAAAGATTACTTAATGAATGTTGGGTATGAAAGATGGTCCAATACATATTCCACTGTCAACAGAACATTGACAATGACTTCAAACATTGTGAAGTCGATCAATGCAGCGCTCAAGGCTGCTATGGAACTCCCAGTATTGCCTTTGCTGGAGTACATAAGGCAATTGATTGGACGATGGAATATTACAAACCAAAAGAATGCAATAGAGTCATTTACTGATCTTGGGAAAAAATATGATACAATGCTGAGCGACAATCTCGAATATTCACATCGGATGAAG GTGACCCCTTTGACGAGTTACTTATATTCAGTACTTGATAAGGGTAAGCAGAAAATGGTGTTTCTAAAATATCAAACTTGCAGTTGTAGAAGGTTTCAGTTGGATGAGCTGCCATGTGCACATGCTTGGGCAGTATTAAAATACAAATACATTGATCACATTGAGTATTTCTCAGTGTACTACACTAGGAAGTACCTATTGAAGACCTATGAAATTCCAATTTATCCGGTTCCTGATGAAAGCAGATGGAAAATTCCTGCAAAAGTTCTAGATGTAAAAGTCTTGCCACCAGACGTGACTAAATCAATGGGAAGTCCAAGGAAGTGGAGGTGCAAGCCAATATCGAATGAAAAAGGTCGATTTTATGTGACAGTGTGGAGAAGAAGGTCACAATAG